One Sporomusaceae bacterium FL31 DNA window includes the following coding sequences:
- a CDS encoding NADH dehydrogenase subunit M produces MAGFPLLTAILLIPVAGIVLLACLPRSADKAVKLMSAAIMTAVLGLTLYAYWAYDVGLGGVQFVEQISWIRELGVSYALGVDGISLPLLLLTVLVGFSTIFVSWNVSDRPKEFFIHLLLLIVGAIGTFISRDLFIFLLFYELGIVPSYLMVLGWGSDKRVSREYAGMKLTIYLLLGSAFMLAGVVSLYLFALPDGLRTFNMEALAQAAGNLSDPVQVVIFFLLLLGFGSTLSMWPFYSWAPDGYAAAPTGVSMLHAAVLKKVGAYGLIRLGLLVLPAGVAFWAPFIALFAVVNILYAAFVAIAQKDLKYVMAYSSISHIGYILLGFAALNLISIDGAVANMVAHGLMSALFFAMIGLVDDKTKTRYIPDLGGLAHQMPRIAAGFMLAGMSSLGLPGLIGFVPEFTIFVGAFRAYPGYTLLAISGIVFTALYILRILANVLFGPRRAEFDQCRDAAGVELVPLLVLGSVLILFGVFPQMLMGMVNSGMEPALALVVQHLQAAPALLGGVF; encoded by the coding sequence ATGGCTGGTTTTCCATTATTAACTGCAATTTTATTAATACCAGTTGCTGGAATTGTGCTGCTGGCCTGCCTGCCGCGCAGTGCCGATAAAGCGGTAAAACTGATGTCTGCAGCCATCATGACTGCCGTGCTTGGTTTAACCCTGTACGCGTATTGGGCCTATGATGTTGGTCTTGGCGGAGTACAGTTTGTCGAACAGATCTCTTGGATTAGAGAGCTGGGAGTGAGCTATGCTTTAGGCGTGGACGGTATTTCGTTGCCGTTATTGCTGCTCACCGTGCTGGTGGGTTTTTCAACCATTTTTGTATCCTGGAATGTCAGTGACCGCCCCAAAGAGTTTTTTATTCACCTCCTGCTGCTCATCGTAGGGGCAATCGGTACGTTTATCAGCCGGGATTTGTTTATTTTCTTATTGTTTTATGAACTGGGGATTGTGCCGAGCTATCTGATGGTGCTGGGCTGGGGTTCGGATAAACGGGTGTCCAGAGAATATGCCGGCATGAAATTAACCATATACCTATTACTAGGTTCGGCTTTTATGCTGGCCGGTGTCGTGTCGCTCTATCTATTCGCCTTACCGGACGGACTAAGGACTTTTAATATGGAAGCCTTGGCTCAGGCTGCCGGCAATTTGTCCGATCCTGTTCAGGTTGTGATCTTTTTTCTCTTGCTGCTCGGTTTTGGCTCCACCCTTTCGATGTGGCCCTTTTACAGCTGGGCTCCGGATGGCTATGCCGCCGCACCCACCGGGGTATCCATGCTTCATGCAGCAGTGTTAAAGAAGGTTGGTGCATATGGATTGATCCGCCTTGGCTTACTGGTGCTGCCGGCTGGGGTCGCCTTTTGGGCGCCGTTTATTGCCTTGTTTGCGGTGGTCAATATTCTCTATGCGGCCTTTGTGGCCATTGCGCAGAAAGATTTAAAATATGTCATGGCCTATTCGTCCATTTCCCATATTGGCTATATTCTGCTGGGCTTTGCGGCCTTAAATCTGATCAGCATTGACGGCGCTGTTGCCAATATGGTTGCACACGGCCTGATGAGCGCTTTGTTCTTTGCCATGATCGGGCTGGTAGATGATAAAACCAAGACTCGTTATATTCCGGATTTGGGCGGATTGGCGCACCAAATGCCAAGAATTGCTGCTGGGTTTATGCTGGCCGGAATGAGCTCATTAGGTTTACCTGGGTTGATTGGCTTTGTTCCCGAGTTTACCATCTTTGTAGGAGCATTTCGCGCTTATCCCGGCTATACGTTACTGGCCATTAGTGGAATTGTTTTTACAGCGTTATATATATTGCGCATACTGGCCAATGTTCTGTTTGGCCCGCGGCGGGCCGAATTTGACCAGTGCCGTGATGCTGCAGGAGTGGAATTGGTTCCGCTGTTGGTCTTAGGCTCGGTTTTAATCTTATTTGGTGTTTTTCCGCAAATGCTCATGGGTATGGTTAACAGCGGTATGGAACCGGCCTTAGCGCTGGTTGTTCAGCATTTACAGGCTGCACCAGCCTTGCTGGGAGGTGTTTTTTAG
- a CDS encoding 4Fe-4S ferredoxin → MLGKGLLEGMGITLKSFFRKKVTLQYPEVKLTMPPRFRGGELDLDHHKCIACGLCAMACPNHVIRLTTGMNEQKKRYLTSYVYQSGLCLYCNYCVEACPTKAICWDKNYENARYFREELDVDCLAHSLKKTAETAEDAAVPGRSAG, encoded by the coding sequence ATGCTGGGTAAAGGACTGCTGGAGGGAATGGGCATTACGCTGAAGTCCTTTTTTCGCAAGAAAGTAACCTTACAGTATCCCGAAGTAAAATTAACTATGCCGCCGCGGTTTCGCGGTGGTGAGCTGGACTTGGATCATCATAAATGCATTGCCTGCGGGCTGTGCGCCATGGCCTGCCCTAATCACGTGATCCGCCTGACCACTGGGATGAATGAGCAGAAGAAGCGTTACTTAACGTCCTATGTATATCAGTCCGGGCTGTGCTTATACTGCAACTATTGCGTTGAGGCTTGTCCGACCAAAGCCATTTGCTGGGATAAGAACTATGAAAATGCCCGTTACTTCCGTGAAGAACTGGATGTCGACTGCCTGGCGCATTCACTCAAGAAAACGGCTGAGACAGCCGAGGATGCTGCTGTTCCGGGGAGGTCTGCGGGATGA
- the nuoD_1 gene encoding NADH-quinone oxidoreductase subunit D, giving the protein MVKTETYTLNMGPQHPSTHGVLQVVLELDGERVVQATPRMGYLHRGIEKLAESRTYAQFIPYTDRLDYVSSMGNNLGYCQTVEKLMGIVIPERAEYLRIIMTELNRIASHLIFMGSLAIDLGASTGMMFGFRDRERILDLFDMACGARQTYSYIRFGGVAEDIPSEFIPALRQFLAEFPGMLAEKHGLLTGNEILHHRLKDNAVITGEQALAIGLTGPALRASGVDYDLRKAEPYGFYDRFDFAVPLGKTGDSWDRYLVRMEEMQQSARIVEQALEQLPEGPVLTKLPKVLKPPVGEIYHSIENPRGELGYYIVSDGSTKPYRLHVRRPSFINLQALSETCQGLLLADVVAVLATLDSLMGEVDC; this is encoded by the coding sequence ATGGTAAAGACAGAGACTTATACGCTGAATATGGGGCCGCAGCATCCCAGTACCCATGGTGTGCTGCAGGTCGTGCTTGAGCTGGATGGTGAACGGGTCGTCCAAGCCACACCGCGCATGGGGTATCTGCATCGCGGTATTGAAAAGTTAGCTGAAAGCCGCACCTATGCACAGTTTATTCCCTATACCGACCGACTCGATTATGTTTCCTCTATGGGCAATAACCTGGGGTATTGCCAGACCGTAGAAAAATTGATGGGTATTGTTATTCCAGAACGGGCTGAGTACCTGCGCATTATCATGACTGAGTTGAACCGGATTGCCAGCCATCTGATTTTTATGGGGTCGCTGGCCATTGATCTTGGTGCTTCTACTGGCATGATGTTTGGTTTTCGTGATCGTGAACGGATTCTGGATTTATTTGATATGGCTTGCGGTGCCAGGCAGACTTATAGTTATATCCGCTTTGGCGGTGTTGCTGAAGATATACCTTCTGAGTTTATCCCGGCCCTTCGCCAGTTTTTGGCCGAATTTCCGGGCATGCTGGCCGAAAAGCACGGCTTGCTGACCGGCAATGAGATCTTGCACCACCGTTTGAAGGATAATGCGGTCATTACTGGAGAACAAGCGCTGGCGATTGGTTTGACCGGACCTGCCTTGCGTGCTTCGGGCGTTGACTATGATTTGCGTAAAGCCGAGCCTTATGGGTTTTATGACCGGTTTGACTTTGCCGTGCCACTCGGAAAAACTGGTGACAGCTGGGATCGATATTTGGTGCGGATGGAAGAAATGCAGCAAAGTGCCCGTATTGTCGAGCAGGCGCTGGAGCAGCTGCCCGAAGGGCCGGTACTGACAAAACTGCCCAAGGTGCTCAAGCCGCCGGTTGGTGAGATTTATCATTCGATTGAAAACCCGCGTGGCGAGCTAGGCTATTATATTGTGAGTGATGGCTCGACCAAACCGTATCGTCTGCATGTGCGCCGTCCTTCGTTTATTAATCTACAGGCTCTGAGCGAGACTTGTCAGGGATTGCTGCTGGCCGATGTGGTCGCGGTCCTGGCCACGCTGGATTCGCTGATGGGAGAGGTAGATTGTTGA
- the nuoB_1 gene encoding NADH-quinone oxidoreductase subunit B, translating into MEVTDLRSQAEQDLLQKNIILASFDAVLKWARSNSLWPLSSGLACCAIEMMSAAAARFDLSRFGYEVFRASPRQADLLIVAGTLTWAMAGPLKRLYEQMPEPKYVIAMGSCANSGGPFADSYSVVPGVDQILPVDVYIPGCPPRPEALIHGMLELKRKINHPEVARKKS; encoded by the coding sequence ATGGAAGTAACGGATTTGCGCTCCCAAGCGGAGCAGGATTTACTGCAAAAAAATATCATCTTAGCCAGTTTTGACGCCGTATTGAAGTGGGCTCGCAGCAATTCGCTGTGGCCGCTGTCTTCGGGCTTGGCCTGCTGTGCTATTGAGATGATGTCGGCTGCGGCCGCCCGCTTTGATTTGTCGCGCTTTGGCTATGAGGTGTTCCGCGCTTCGCCGCGTCAGGCCGATTTGTTGATTGTAGCCGGAACTCTGACCTGGGCAATGGCCGGACCGTTAAAACGTTTATATGAGCAGATGCCTGAGCCGAAGTATGTCATTGCTATGGGCAGTTGTGCCAATTCGGGAGGGCCTTTTGCCGATTCTTATTCCGTTGTTCCCGGTGTGGATCAGATTCTGCCGGTCGATGTTTATATTCCGGGATGTCCGCCGCGGCCGGAGGCCTTGATTCATGGCATGCTGGAACTAAAACGCAAGATTAATCATCCTGAGGTTGCGAGGAAAAAATCATGA
- a CDS encoding NADH-quinone oxidoreductase subunit J, whose product MNELAYTIAFVVFGAITVGAAFGVVTKNNLVHSALLMALCFIGLGGLYVLLQADFLAAVQILVYNGAIAIVFVLGTMLTRRSTRHGTNETDENSSSAWVAALSGLFVTVTLGVVLYTPWRYSAAGPVQDTPDVLAQLILTDYMIMMEAAAVLLLAAMIGAIVLAKGVNAE is encoded by the coding sequence ATGAATGAACTAGCTTATACCATTGCTTTTGTGGTTTTTGGCGCCATTACGGTGGGAGCAGCTTTTGGGGTTGTGACCAAGAATAATCTGGTGCATAGCGCACTGCTTATGGCATTGTGCTTTATTGGTCTGGGCGGGCTTTATGTACTGCTGCAGGCTGATTTTTTGGCTGCTGTGCAGATTTTGGTTTATAACGGGGCGATTGCGATTGTGTTTGTGCTTGGTACGATGCTGACTCGCCGGAGTACCCGCCATGGAACTAATGAAACCGATGAAAACAGTTCATCAGCCTGGGTTGCTGCTTTAAGCGGCTTGTTTGTAACCGTAACGCTTGGTGTTGTTCTATATACGCCTTGGCGCTATTCTGCGGCCGGGCCGGTTCAGGATACTCCAGATGTTCTGGCTCAGCTCATTCTGACCGATTACATGATTATGATGGAAGCGGCGGCAGTGCTGCTGCTAGCTGCAATGATCGGAGCGATTGTACTGGCTAAAGGAGTGAATGCAGAATGA
- the nuoN_1 gene encoding NADH-quinone oxidoreductase subunit N gives MNIALLTSEIAIVLLAVLLICFDLLLPRQEARRSLGYLAVCGILGVLLYTFTQYGTAGTVYRDFFVVDSLALFFKQVFLLATLLTILFSFDYVEKFTESSGEFYALLLFALLGMMIMASAHDLLTVFIGLEIMAVVFYVLVGFDMAKIKSSEAGIKYLILGSASSAVLLYGISWIYGFTGSLLFKEIAANMAASPAILMGLGLITVGFCFKLSIVPFHMWAPDVYEGAPTPITALLAMGSKAAAFAVLMRVFLVAFAGLKLYWAPVLSVLAALSMIVGIVVAIWQTGIKRMLAYSSVAQAGYILSGLLAANAAGVKGMLFYIVLYMIATVGAFAVVVAVEEHSGSDAIEAFSGLSHKSPLLALTMTLSLISMAGIPPLAGFAGKLYLFMAIAGQGYLWLVILGFVMSMISVYYYILVVKAMYSRKTGDERRLHVSGSLRLVAMVSMFATLFIGIYPEPLAELANAAARVLW, from the coding sequence GTGAATATTGCGCTTTTAACCAGTGAAATTGCTATTGTTCTTCTAGCAGTGCTGCTTATCTGCTTTGACTTATTACTGCCGCGTCAGGAAGCGCGCCGAAGTCTGGGATATCTCGCAGTCTGTGGCATATTAGGTGTGCTGCTGTATACGTTTACCCAATATGGGACAGCGGGTACAGTATACCGAGATTTCTTTGTCGTGGATAGTTTAGCCCTGTTTTTTAAACAGGTTTTTCTGTTGGCAACGCTGCTGACTATTTTGTTCTCGTTTGATTATGTAGAAAAATTTACAGAAAGCAGCGGTGAATTTTATGCTTTGCTGCTGTTTGCGCTGCTCGGCATGATGATTATGGCTTCAGCGCATGATTTATTGACTGTCTTTATCGGGCTGGAAATTATGGCTGTGGTTTTTTATGTATTGGTTGGATTTGATATGGCCAAGATAAAATCCAGTGAAGCCGGGATTAAATACCTGATTTTAGGTTCGGCCTCCAGTGCTGTGCTGCTGTATGGCATAAGCTGGATCTATGGATTTACGGGCAGTTTGCTGTTCAAAGAAATTGCCGCCAATATGGCTGCCAGCCCGGCTATTCTGATGGGGCTGGGACTCATAACAGTCGGGTTTTGTTTTAAATTATCCATTGTGCCGTTTCATATGTGGGCGCCCGATGTTTATGAAGGGGCACCCACGCCCATTACCGCCCTGTTGGCTATGGGGTCGAAGGCTGCTGCTTTTGCCGTACTGATGCGGGTGTTTCTGGTGGCTTTTGCCGGACTCAAGCTGTACTGGGCGCCGGTACTGAGTGTGTTGGCTGCTCTGAGCATGATTGTCGGCATTGTGGTGGCGATTTGGCAGACTGGCATTAAGCGTATGCTGGCTTATTCCTCAGTGGCACAGGCCGGCTATATCCTATCCGGGCTGCTGGCAGCCAATGCCGCCGGGGTTAAAGGAATGCTGTTTTATATTGTGCTCTATATGATTGCTACTGTCGGCGCTTTTGCCGTAGTCGTTGCTGTTGAAGAGCATAGTGGTTCAGATGCGATTGAGGCTTTTAGCGGCTTATCACACAAGTCACCGTTACTGGCACTGACCATGACCCTTTCTTTGATCTCCATGGCCGGTATTCCGCCCCTGGCCGGCTTTGCCGGAAAGCTATATCTCTTTATGGCCATCGCCGGTCAAGGTTATTTGTGGTTGGTTATTCTAGGGTTTGTCATGTCGATGATATCAGTCTACTACTATATTCTGGTGGTTAAAGCCATGTATAGCCGTAAGACCGGAGATGAGCGCAGGCTTCACGTAAGTGGCTCGCTTAGGTTGGTCGCTATGGTCAGTATGTTTGCCACCTTGTTTATTGGGATTTACCCAGAGCCTTTGGCTGAGCTGGCCAATGCGGCAGCCCGGGTGCTGTGGTAA
- the nuoH_1 gene encoding NADH-quinone oxidoreductase subunit H codes for MQGITGLYELARLVRVFLTAYLPETQWVDIVMNLFNIGAIFTIISLSAVVLVYTERKISAYMQLRSGPNRVGPGGSMQTIADMIKLMTKEDIMPAGADKWMWILAPMLLFIPAAAVFAVFPFDYQAIFADLNIGIFYFIAVSSQSVLPFLMAGWASNSKYSLIGGMRTVAQMLSYEVPMVLSILGIVMLTGSLRMSTIVAAQQQVWFIVIQPIAFVVYMITATAEINRAPFDLVEGESELVAGPFTEYTGMRWALFFLAEYANLLAASAIAATLFLGGWSGPWLPGWLWFLIKVGAMIFLFMWFRWTFPRLRIDQLMSFGWKVLLPLALANVVLTGIGIYVYKFYL; via the coding sequence ATGCAAGGAATAACGGGGCTTTATGAACTTGCCAGGCTGGTCAGAGTCTTTTTAACCGCCTATCTGCCGGAAACGCAGTGGGTGGACATTGTCATGAACCTGTTCAATATTGGAGCAATTTTTACGATTATTTCATTATCGGCTGTGGTCTTGGTCTATACCGAGCGAAAAATCAGTGCCTATATGCAGCTGCGGTCAGGCCCTAACCGGGTGGGTCCGGGAGGGAGCATGCAGACCATTGCCGATATGATCAAGCTGATGACGAAGGAAGATATTATGCCGGCCGGGGCTGACAAATGGATGTGGATTTTAGCGCCAATGCTGCTGTTTATTCCGGCTGCTGCCGTATTTGCGGTATTTCCTTTTGATTATCAGGCTATTTTTGCTGATTTAAACATCGGAATTTTTTATTTTATTGCCGTATCATCCCAGTCCGTTTTGCCGTTTCTGATGGCCGGGTGGGCTTCCAATAGTAAGTATTCTTTGATAGGCGGCATGCGGACGGTGGCTCAGATGCTGAGCTATGAAGTGCCGATGGTTCTCTCGATTTTGGGGATTGTGATGCTGACTGGCTCGCTGCGGATGAGCACCATCGTGGCTGCTCAGCAACAGGTGTGGTTTATCGTGATTCAGCCGATTGCTTTTGTGGTGTATATGATTACCGCTACCGCTGAAATCAATCGGGCACCATTTGATTTGGTCGAAGGGGAGTCGGAGCTGGTTGCCGGTCCATTTACTGAGTATACCGGCATGCGCTGGGCGCTGTTCTTTCTTGCTGAATATGCCAACCTACTGGCTGCGTCAGCCATTGCTGCCACGTTATTCTTAGGCGGCTGGAGCGGTCCCTGGCTGCCAGGCTGGCTTTGGTTTCTCATTAAAGTCGGTGCCATGATCTTTTTGTTTATGTGGTTTCGCTGGACCTTTCCCCGTCTTAGAATTGACCAACTCATGTCTTTTGGCTGGAAGGTTTTGCTGCCGCTGGCTTTAGCCAATGTTGTGCTGACCGGGATCGGTATTTACGTATATAAGTTTTATCTCTAG
- the nuoC_1 gene encoding NADH-quinone oxidoreductase subunit C: MSESLHNNPLAETIQALYPEDIKIIGEDTQQCLLVERERLLDLVQVLKHDECYQFNMLRNLTAVDYPDYLEIVYHLYSLPLRQAVLLKTRCLAENAEVPSVTAIWPSANFQEREIYDLLGVVFNGHPDLRRILLPDDFTGHPLRKSYTTGGRRN, from the coding sequence ATGAGCGAGAGCCTGCACAATAACCCATTAGCCGAAACCATTCAAGCCCTGTATCCTGAAGATATCAAAATCATTGGCGAGGATACTCAGCAATGTTTACTGGTTGAACGGGAACGACTGCTTGATTTGGTACAGGTGCTCAAGCACGATGAGTGTTATCAATTTAATATGCTGCGGAACTTGACCGCAGTGGATTACCCTGACTACTTGGAAATTGTCTATCACTTATATTCTTTGCCGCTGCGGCAGGCTGTATTATTAAAAACCCGCTGTTTAGCCGAAAACGCTGAGGTGCCATCGGTGACGGCAATTTGGCCTTCAGCCAATTTTCAGGAACGGGAAATTTACGATTTATTGGGTGTAGTATTTAACGGTCATCCGGATTTACGCCGTATTTTGCTGCCTGATGATTTTACCGGGCATCCTTTGCGCAAGTCGTATACTACCGGAGGAAGAAGGAATTAA
- the nuoA_1 gene encoding NADH-quinone oxidoreductase subunit A: MLQEFGSIGLLLAVAVVFPVIALGTAYLLRPRKPSPEKCLPYECGVDTVGETWIQFRASYFLYALVFVAFDIETVFLYLWAIKFQQLGTFAFVEMFIFLSILVVGLGYAWKKGALEWK; the protein is encoded by the coding sequence ATGTTACAGGAGTTTGGCAGTATCGGGTTATTGCTGGCGGTTGCCGTAGTGTTTCCGGTTATAGCGCTGGGAACCGCATATTTATTGCGGCCCCGCAAACCAAGTCCCGAGAAATGTTTGCCTTATGAGTGCGGCGTTGATACCGTTGGTGAGACCTGGATTCAATTCCGGGCCAGCTATTTCTTGTATGCGCTGGTGTTTGTGGCTTTTGATATTGAGACGGTTTTTTTATATCTCTGGGCCATTAAGTTTCAACAGTTAGGAACATTTGCTTTTGTTGAAATGTTTATCTTTTTAAGTATTCTGGTGGTCGGGCTGGGATATGCCTGGAAGAAAGGAGCCCTAGAATGGAAGTAA
- a CDS encoding NADH-quinone oxidoreductase subunit L codes for MFSQYALVHAWLIPLLPAMACVVIGLFMRRIPALAAVVSIGVSLISFLLAVGVGAGVLAQGITVDQPFIQRTPWLALPGLSVDMGVYLDPLSAMMLVVVTLVALLVQCYSVGYMHGDEGFGRFFAYLSLFAAAMLGLVLAVNFIQLFVFWELVGVCSYLLIGYYFYKISAREAAKKAFMTTRIGDFGLLIGILLLQIVFGTLDFQVLSAYVPAYIVQHGTGLLTIVALLLFIGPIGKSGQFPLHVWLPDAMEGPTPVSALIHAATMVVAGVYLVARGFFLFSALPQAMVVIAWVGAFTACFAASIALTQRDIKRILAYSTISQLGYMMLALGVGSVTASLFHLMTHAFFKALLFLAAGAVLHGLPGKSDIFSMGGLRRKMPVSFAAMTIGVLAISGIPPFAGFFSKDEILLAVAEVSKPLYTIAVITSFMTAFYMARLLFVVFFGPEKPDNQPHEAPFSMRLPLVVLGILAVIGGYIPYTAGFGEWVRFGPAAHAALNWSIAGSSTLLAMAAMGLAWMIYGSGKFSAARLSQRCGLFYQLSYHKYYLDEAYLWLNHTFVDGCGRLLNWLELNVVEGILKGIAGLVYQLGNLLRRGQSGNLRLYGVVMFGSAMLLLLWLLFDPLLKGLLAGGGY; via the coding sequence TTGTTTAGTCAATATGCATTGGTTCATGCCTGGCTTATTCCATTACTGCCGGCAATGGCCTGTGTGGTAATCGGACTTTTTATGCGGCGCATTCCCGCCTTAGCGGCAGTGGTCTCTATTGGGGTGAGTCTGATCAGTTTTTTGTTGGCAGTAGGAGTGGGCGCAGGTGTGCTGGCACAGGGCATCACCGTTGATCAGCCCTTTATTCAGCGCACTCCGTGGCTTGCCCTGCCGGGATTATCGGTAGACATGGGAGTCTATCTTGATCCTTTGTCAGCGATGATGCTGGTCGTGGTTACTTTGGTTGCACTATTAGTTCAGTGTTATTCTGTCGGCTATATGCATGGGGATGAAGGCTTCGGGCGCTTCTTTGCCTATTTGTCCCTGTTTGCGGCTGCTATGCTGGGACTGGTGCTTGCAGTCAATTTTATTCAGTTGTTTGTATTCTGGGAACTGGTCGGCGTATGCTCTTATTTGCTGATTGGTTACTATTTTTATAAAATCTCAGCCCGGGAAGCAGCCAAGAAAGCTTTTATGACGACCCGGATTGGAGATTTTGGTTTATTGATCGGCATTCTATTGCTGCAAATAGTTTTTGGTACACTGGATTTTCAGGTGCTGTCCGCCTATGTTCCAGCTTATATTGTGCAGCACGGTACCGGATTGCTGACTATCGTGGCCTTGCTGTTATTTATAGGCCCGATTGGGAAATCAGGGCAGTTTCCGCTGCATGTCTGGCTGCCTGATGCCATGGAAGGCCCAACGCCGGTATCGGCGCTCATTCATGCTGCCACCATGGTGGTAGCTGGAGTGTATCTGGTGGCCAGAGGCTTCTTTTTATTCAGTGCTTTGCCACAGGCCATGGTTGTGATTGCCTGGGTTGGGGCTTTTACGGCTTGTTTTGCTGCCAGCATAGCGCTGACACAGCGGGACATTAAACGGATTTTGGCCTATTCGACCATTAGTCAGCTGGGGTATATGATGCTGGCGCTCGGTGTTGGCAGCGTAACCGCCTCGCTGTTTCATTTGATGACCCATGCGTTTTTTAAAGCACTGTTGTTTTTAGCGGCCGGGGCCGTTCTGCATGGACTGCCTGGAAAAAGCGATATTTTCTCTATGGGCGGCCTGCGCCGTAAGATGCCGGTATCTTTTGCCGCCATGACCATCGGTGTCTTGGCGATTTCCGGGATTCCGCCGTTTGCCGGCTTTTTTTCCAAGGATGAAATTTTACTGGCTGTAGCTGAGGTGAGTAAACCTCTCTATACCATTGCTGTGATTACTTCCTTTATGACTGCCTTTTATATGGCCCGGCTGTTATTTGTGGTCTTTTTCGGACCCGAAAAGCCTGATAACCAGCCTCATGAGGCTCCATTCTCCATGCGGCTGCCGCTGGTGGTGCTGGGGATTCTAGCTGTTATTGGCGGCTATATACCTTATACAGCTGGCTTTGGTGAGTGGGTACGGTTTGGCCCGGCAGCCCATGCGGCTCTCAATTGGAGTATTGCCGGCAGCTCGACCCTGCTGGCAATGGCTGCCATGGGGCTGGCGTGGATGATTTATGGCTCAGGGAAGTTCTCCGCAGCCAGGCTTTCGCAGCGCTGCGGCCTATTTTACCAGCTCAGCTATCATAAGTACTATCTGGATGAGGCGTATTTGTGGCTGAATCATACATTTGTGGACGGCTGCGGTAGATTGCTGAACTGGCTGGAGCTTAACGTCGTTGAAGGCATTTTAAAGGGGATAGCCGGATTGGTTTATCAATTGGGCAACCTGCTGCGCAGGGGACAAAGCGGCAATCTGCGTTTGTATGGGGTAGTCATGTTCGGGTCGGCAATGCTGCTCTTACTCTGGCTGCTGTTTGATCCGTTACTCAAGGGCTTGCTGGCCGGGGGAGGTTACTAA
- a CDS encoding hydrolase — protein MSHFFAFLSRMKFIQRWGLMRNTVSENIQEHSLQVGMIAHGLAEIRNTYFGGDVDSGKAALMGMYHEVSEVFTGDLPTPVKYFNPQIRTVYKDIENMAQQKMHNLLPDPLKRGYLNLLIQQEEDAELWQLVKAADKISAYLKCLEEMKVGNQEFTVAYHMIKKELEESSLPEVSYFMEVFAPSFSLTLDELNYLDPG, from the coding sequence ATGAGTCATTTCTTTGCTTTTTTGTCCCGGATGAAGTTTATCCAGCGCTGGGGGCTGATGCGGAATACCGTTTCTGAGAATATTCAAGAGCATAGTTTACAAGTTGGCATGATTGCCCATGGACTGGCTGAAATTCGCAATACCTATTTTGGCGGGGACGTTGACTCTGGAAAGGCTGCGTTGATGGGGATGTATCATGAAGTCTCAGAGGTTTTTACCGGCGATTTGCCTACACCGGTGAAATATTTTAATCCGCAAATTCGCACGGTTTACAAAGATATTGAGAATATGGCACAGCAAAAAATGCATAACCTGCTGCCTGATCCATTAAAACGGGGCTACTTAAATTTATTAATTCAGCAAGAGGAAGATGCAGAATTATGGCAGCTTGTTAAAGCTGCCGATAAAATCAGTGCGTATTTAAAGTGTCTTGAGGAAATGAAGGTTGGAAATCAGGAATTTACCGTGGCTTATCATATGATCAAAAAAGAACTGGAAGAAAGTTCTTTACCTGAAGTAAGTTATTTTATGGAAGTCTTTGCCCCAAGCTTTTCATTAACGTTAGACGAGCTGAATTATTTAGATCCAGGGTGA
- the nuoK_1 gene encoding NADH-quinone oxidoreductase subunit K, with protein sequence MIGLTHFLAIAAIVFALGLYGVLTKRTIVGILMGIELMLNAVNLNLVAFSRYITPEILTGQVFAIFTITVAAAEVAVGLALFFRVYRDRNTVHVARLDEMRW encoded by the coding sequence ATGATTGGGTTAACTCATTTTTTGGCGATAGCAGCTATCGTGTTTGCCCTTGGTTTGTATGGTGTGTTGACCAAACGGACTATTGTCGGGATATTAATGGGTATTGAGCTGATGTTAAATGCCGTTAACCTGAATTTAGTAGCTTTCTCGCGTTATATTACCCCGGAAATTTTAACAGGACAGGTTTTTGCCATCTTTACCATTACGGTAGCGGCAGCAGAAGTGGCTGTCGGACTGGCCCTGTTTTTTCGCGTATATCGTGATCGTAATACCGTGCATGTTGCAAGGCTTGATGAAATGCGCTGGTAG